A stretch of Leptolyngbyaceae cyanobacterium DNA encodes these proteins:
- a CDS encoding Uma2 family endonuclease, producing the protein MEIATLSTPLELTIDLTDEQFFQLCQNNRDLRFERSASGDLIIMPPTGSETGHRNIDLSYQLQGWSCQNNLGLAFDSSTGFKLPNGADRSPDAAWVRKERWDALTSEEKEKFAPLCPDFVVELRSKTDSLEKLQAKMQEYIENGAKLAWLLDRQNQRVEIYRPNQPVEILSSPQSLSGEDVLPGFVLDLTNIL; encoded by the coding sequence ATGGAAATTGCTACGCTCTCCACCCCATTAGAATTGACGATCGACCTCACAGACGAGCAATTTTTTCAGCTGTGTCAGAATAACCGTGATTTGAGATTTGAACGGAGTGCATCGGGAGATTTAATTATCATGCCCCCAACTGGTAGCGAAACTGGTCATCGAAATATCGATCTATCTTATCAATTGCAAGGCTGGAGTTGTCAAAATAATTTAGGATTAGCGTTTGATTCTTCAACTGGGTTTAAATTGCCAAATGGTGCAGATCGCTCTCCTGATGCTGCTTGGGTAAGAAAAGAAAGATGGGATGCTTTAACATCTGAAGAAAAAGAAAAATTTGCCCCATTATGTCCGGATTTCGTAGTCGAATTGCGCTCGAAAACTGATTCCTTAGAAAAGCTGCAAGCGAAAATGCAAGAATATATAGAAAATGGCGCAAAATTAGCTTGGTTGTTAGATAGACAAAATCAGCGCGTCGAAATTTATCGCCCCAATCAACCAGTAGAAATTCTCTCCTCTCCTCAATCTTTATCAGGAGAAGATGTACTACCAGGATTTGTATTAGATTTGACAAATATTCTCTAA